ATGGTTGGTTAGTTCGCTATGATCGTCGCAGTGGCGAATCAGTAGGAATTAAACCTAGCCCGAATAAAGGCGAAAAGGCCTACCGCTGGAATTGGGATGCGCCTCTATTAATCAGCCCACACAATCACAAACGCCTGTATTTCGCCGCCAATAAAGTTTTCCGTAGTGATGATCGCGGTGATAATTGGACGGTAATTTCACCCGATTTAAGTCAGCAAATTGATCGACACAGCTTAAAAGTAATGGGCAAAGTACAATCAGTTGATGCAATTGCCTATGATAAATCCACCTCCGTATATGGCAATATTGTGGCTTTGGATGAATCGCCTCTCAAGGAAGGGCTACTCTACATAGGAACTGATGATGGCTTAATTCAGGTGAGCGAAGATGGAGGTAAAAACTGGCGAAAGATTAGCGAATTTCCAGGCGTTCCTAAGAACACTTATGTCAATCAGGTATTAGCAGATTTATTTGATGAGAACACCGTTTATGCTCTCTTCAACAATCATAAGAATGGCGATTTTAAACCTTATGTATTAAAGAGTACCGACAAAGGCGCTACTTGGACTAAAATCAATGCTAATTTACCAGAGCGAGGTTCTGTATACGCAATGCGCCAGGATCATATTAACAAGGACTTGCTTTTTATCGGAACTGAGTTTGGCGTACAGTTTAGCATTAATGGCGGTAAAAGCTGGCGCGCTCTAAGTGCTGGATTACCTACCATCGCAATCCGTGACTTGGATATTCAACGTCGGGAAAACGATTTGGTATTGGCAAGCTTCGGACGAGGATTTTACATCTTGGATGATTACAGTGCTTTGAGAGAATTAAGTGAAAGCAATCTTCAAAACGAAGCACACCTCTTCCCTACTAAAACAACGAAGCTGTTTTTCGAAGCCAGTCCGCTGGGCTATGGCCAGAAAGGATTTATGGGTGCCAGCTATTATACAGCTCCAAATCCAAAGAGGGAAGTTTGCTTCAATCTCTATATCAAAGATTTGAAGAAAGGATTAAAAGCTAAGCGAAAGGACATTGAATCGAAAGCCAATAAGGAAGGTAAGGACATTGTATACCCAAGCCTGGAACGGTTAAAGGCAGAAAACGATGAAGAATCCACTTATCTATTATTTGTAATAATGGATAATGAGGATAAAGAAATTCGTCGATTCACCAGCCGTCCTTCCAAAGGTATCAATCGATACTATTGGGATGGCACTTTAGGAAATCGTGCTTATGCCAATTCAAGGGGCGAGCCTTTCACCTCAGCAGGATCCGCAAATTTAGCGGCTCCCGGAACCTATCAGGTGGAGGTATTTATCTCAGAAAATGGAACACTAAGACCTTTGAATGTAAAGCAGAGCTTCCAAATCGAATGGCTCAATAACAATACCTTCAAAGCTTCAGACTATAATAAGCTCCATGAATTTCAGGATAGCCTGGAAACTATTCGAAGAGAAATTGTTGCTTTAAATCAATTGCACAGCAAACTGGAAAAACGCACTAAAGAATTGAAGGCTTTAGCACGAAACACGCCAGGAGCGCCCTTAACTATCCTGAATGATTTACAAAAGATCGAACAGGACCTTGATGTATTGACGGTGAAATTAGGCGGAGATCAAATTCGGGAGAAATACAATTTTGAAACAGCTCCGGGATTAATGCAACGCTTAAGCTCAGCCGTTTGGAATTCCTATGCTACCAGTTCAGCTCCTACTGGAGAGCAACGTAAAAACTTGCGAATCCTTAATCAAGAGCGCTTGCCCTTGGAGACTGAAATCAAACGCATTGAAAAGGAATTGAAGAATTTCTACAGCATACTTTTAAACAGTGGCGCGCCCTATCTAGATGGCGAAATGGACTAAAAGCCTATTTTATTGTAAAGAAAGCCACCTTTTTTAGGGTGGCTTTTTTATTTATTAAGCACTGGCAATCTGTTGGTTACCAATTGAATTTGCAAAACTTGCCTTTCCAATCGCTTTCCACAGGCAAAACCTGCACAAACATTTCTATGGGATAAAGCAAAATTGAGGTCATCAAAACCAACCTTAACCAAACAAAACCGATGACCTATCGATTAATTCTGATGCGAAGCCTAGGAATATTCCTGGCTTCGCTTTCGCTTTCTGCACAAAATTCTGGCAATTACTTTAATGACAGCACATCAGCCCGCTATCGCTATGATCTCGAAAGCCATCAATACGCTACCATACCGGGTGGCACCTCTATTAATGATTTAGATCCATTAGAAAAGGAATTGTTGAAACCTCTATGGGATATTCAAAAAATAAGCTCCGGAATAAATTCCTCCAACGAGCCTTATTATGAAATCCAAAATGTTCGGAATAGTTCCATAGAGAACTGGCTTTCAAAACCCTATCGACAGCTTCTTACTCCAGCTGGTAGTTATGGTTTCGATTCTTTGGGAAATGAAGTTTACTACTTCCCTAATAATCCAATTGAGAATCTCGACATGCAGGATCAAGTCAATCAGATTCAGTCAGATGGCTTTCAACCCATTATGATGTTCTTTCCAACCAAAAGAGATGATTTTGTGCAGGAAGCACTAGACCAAGGGGCTACGATGCTTAATCACGAGGATAATGCCTTCACTTTAATCCTGGGGGAATCAGAAGTTCGGATTGAACCTGAAACAAAAACGATACAAAATCGCTATCGGATCGAAAACACTCAATATGAAGTCACTACTGCTTACACGCTACTTTCTCCATACGGTTATGTCCCGATTTGGGAGAAGGAAAGCAGGCAGCGTTTGGATTTAGATCATCCAATAAGCCTGATTAATCAAAGGACCTTTCGCAACCATGTGATTGAGGACCTTTATGATAAGATCGAAAAGTATACTGATAAAGCTTATTTACAAGTCTATCCGAACCCGGTAGTTTCAGAATTTGAAATAATACTACGTGGCCTTCCAGAAGCTCAGGTAAGTCTGATCCAGATTCGGGACCATTTTGGAAATATTCTATTCAGCTATTCAAATCCCTCGGTTGATCAGAACATTATTCATTTGGATGGATCTACTTATCCCTCTGGCGTACTAATCCTCTTAGTCTATACCCAGGAAGGCATTTTCACTGAAACCCTAACCAAAATCTAAGTCATGAAATTGCTTTATTCTTCGCTTCTCAATCTATTTCTAGCCTCTTCGATTTTTGCTCAGATCGAAGTTATCTCAACCGATTCCTTACGAGTTATTGATACTGATCCAGAAGGAGGAAGCTCTGGTGGTCTAATTGGCGGATCGACACTTCTCAATTCGGACAGCAGTTTAGTGGGCAGGAAACTAGTCTTCTGGATTCATGGCTTAGCAGGCAATGAACATTCTTGGAATCGCATTCAAGCATCCACAGAAAACCAAACAGGCAATCCTATTCCCAATTACCCAGAACGAAATGTAGAGGGTTACGCCCTTAGTTATGAGGGAAGTGAAAACTTAAATATCTTTCAATTAGGCGGCCATGTAAATAATGGTTTGATGGAAACCTGGCGAGTTTCAATCCCCCGGCGCGATACCCTTGATGTTCGAAACAATTTTGTTATCGCCCATAGTCAAGGTGGCATAGTTGCTCGCGCTATTCGCTACATGAATCTAATAGATTCCTCAAATTACCATTGGCAATTTGGAGCCATAGCAACATTTGGCAGTCCGCACGGAGGAGCCCAAATCATTAATTCCACTCAGACAGGAGGGCTTGTCCAAACCTGGATTGATGATGGCTGCAAAAAAATATCAAGGGGCGAAATTCAAACATTCGTAGGTACGCGTTGGTGGCTGGATCTAATTATTAGTAATGATGCCGTAGTATCCTTCTCCAATCTCACCTGCAATGGGCTCAACAAAATGGCCCTGCCAATATTAATCAATGCCATAAGGAAACCGGTTGGTGCTGACTATGCTGTAGGAGCAAGTAACCTAGCGAAACTGGATAGTATGGCTTATTTAGACACCATGAAAGTAGTCACTTTTTATGGTGTAGAGCAGGAACCCGTGCTATGGCGAACTATCCATAGTATGACCTATACCAAAGACTCGTCCATTGCGGGCAATCCTCTTTCGACAGATCCTTTTGGACTAAATGAAGATGATGAGCTCCCAATATTTGTAAATCATAAAATATCGAGCTATCACGCAAAATGGTCAAGCCATAATTCAAGATCAAATCAATTATGGTATCAAATCACTTGGCATAGTAAAGATGAAAAGGAGAAAGCGGAAATCTATCGAGATGCCCATGATTGGTTAGCCTACGCAAATCTCAATTGGAAGCGATTCATTGGCGCTCGGAAAGACACTACTTATATCGATGGTTACCATTGTGAATGCTTGGTAAATCTTGGAGGAACAGATGGTTATCAGTTCACCTATCAGCATGTTCAAAATCCTGGTGATTGCAATGACTCATTGGCCGTCAATTGCCAGGCAAATCCTAAAATCGTACATACGGTGATTGAAGAACCTAATGACGGGGTAGTTCCAGTTTCCTCGCAAATTGGGTATCCGAATCGATTTAATTCTTTCCTAATGGAAAACACTAATCATATGCAGGAAAGAAATTGTGGAGAAACCAAGAAAATGTTAAAGCTTCTATTCAATGGTGACTATGGAGATAAATTTAAACTTGATAAAAAATGATCCGATTTAGACCCCTAATTATACTGCTAATTGCTGTTTTATTGAGTTGTCATAAAGACAAGCAAATCAGATCCAGCCCTTCCTTTAAAGCTAATTTGGAAATTAAATGGCGAAAATCAATTGTTCCAAACCCAAGTATAGACTTCACTATCGCGATTAACCCAATACTCTATGAAAACACTGTCGTTTTCGGAACGGAATATTTTCTATATAACCAATCTGCACCTATCCTCTTTCTTGACACCTCAAATGGTAGCCTTGAAAATTACTGGTCAGATTATTTAGATGGGAACGACTTATATGTTGGAGAAACAAGTGCAAATGATGGCCAATTTCTTTTTCTGAGCACACATCATTCAATTGATTGTGTAAACCTTGAGAATCATAATACACAATGGCAAGCTAAGGTTTCAGGGAATGGCCCTCACATTTACACCAACAAGGGCTATTTATACACCGCCATTGACTACGATGGAAATAAAGGTGCTGCTATACTTAGATCCCCCACCGACCACCTTGAATGGAATACTATTTACGCATTTAAACGCACTGATCGTTTTGATCCAAGTTTTGACTCTATGGGATTTGGTGAATTGGCTAACGGCGATGAAGTGGTAGTATGGAAAAATCGCAGTTACACTGGTTCTGCGGATCGAACCGACATATTCGCTTACAATTTAACAGCGGATACCTTACTCTGGAGGAATATGGATATGGAAATAAATTCTGGGATCATCCCTCTTAAAGTCAAAGATCAGAGAGTATTTGGCTTAGTAAAGAATCATGTTTTCTGTATGAACTTAAACTCTGGGGATATGATTTGGATTCGGGATGCAAGAGAAATTGTAAAACCAACCTTGGATTTTGGCTTTTTTGCTGGAGACCTCCATCTCACTTCAGATGCTGTTGTATTTAAAGGAGATAGTGATGAAATTATTGCCGTAAACCAATCTAATGGAGCACTTAGATACATCCGCCAAGATGTTACCTGGGGTTTCGAAGATCGATTTAGCGTTTACAATGGCAAACTATTTTTCACTGGCGGTTACCAATTTGTAGTTTTTGATCCAGAAATCGGAGAAGTACTCTACAACGAAGATTTAAGCCATCAGTTTAAAACCATTCGAAGCAGAATCGTATTCGACCCTATACGCCCTGTTATGTATTTTCACAATGGTCGCGAAGCCTTCTGCGTCAAAGTCCCCAATTTAGATTAACCTAAACCTGACCAAATGAAAACCTTATTCCTTTCGCTTTTGCTTAGTCCTCTTTTATTTCAAAGTGCCAAAGGGCAACTCTTGGACTCCTCGCATCATAGACTTAGCTTCAGGCCACTTTCCTCCTACAGCCCCAAGTTTCCGGATGTCACTAATCA
The Croceimicrobium hydrocarbonivorans genome window above contains:
- a CDS encoding PQQ-like beta-propeller repeat protein; this encodes MIRFRPLIILLIAVLLSCHKDKQIRSSPSFKANLEIKWRKSIVPNPSIDFTIAINPILYENTVVFGTEYFLYNQSAPILFLDTSNGSLENYWSDYLDGNDLYVGETSANDGQFLFLSTHHSIDCVNLENHNTQWQAKVSGNGPHIYTNKGYLYTAIDYDGNKGAAILRSPTDHLEWNTIYAFKRTDRFDPSFDSMGFGELANGDEVVVWKNRSYTGSADRTDIFAYNLTADTLLWRNMDMEINSGIIPLKVKDQRVFGLVKNHVFCMNLNSGDMIWIRDAREIVKPTLDFGFFAGDLHLTSDAVVFKGDSDEIIAVNQSNGALRYIRQDVTWGFEDRFSVYNGKLFFTGGYQFVVFDPEIGEVLYNEDLSHQFKTIRSRIVFDPIRPVMYFHNGREAFCVKVPNLD
- a CDS encoding WD40/YVTN/BNR-like repeat-containing protein, yielding MLRNKHLLLSTLLAFGLQAQDSLVDKVSLGGLSFRNIGPALTSGRIADIAVNPKNSSEYYVGVASGGLWKTSNHGTTYSPVFDSQSSYSIGCVAIDPKNPNIVWVGSGENNNQRSVPYGDGLYKSTDGGSSWKKVGLENSEHIGMIAIHPDDPNKVFVAAYGPLWSAGGDRGIYRTTDGGASWEKVLEVSENTGFNEVHFDPNNPMVLYAAAHQRRRHVWTYVSGGPESGIYKSTDGGKSWKELKKGLPSEKGRISLGLSKHNPDLLYAMVEEHGFYRSDDRGASFRKVNDYNTSGNYYVELVVDPKNPEVVYSMDTYMHVSRDGGQSWNPVPENNKHVDNHCLWINPKDTKQMIAGCDGGLYETWDSGQNWHFKPNLPVTQFYRVAVDNAEPFYNVYGGTQDNFSLGGPSQTINSRGVVNSDWYVTNTGDGFESQIDPKNPDIVYAQAQYGWLVRYDRRSGESVGIKPSPNKGEKAYRWNWDAPLLISPHNHKRLYFAANKVFRSDDRGDNWTVISPDLSQQIDRHSLKVMGKVQSVDAIAYDKSTSVYGNIVALDESPLKEGLLYIGTDDGLIQVSEDGGKNWRKISEFPGVPKNTYVNQVLADLFDENTVYALFNNHKNGDFKPYVLKSTDKGATWTKINANLPERGSVYAMRQDHINKDLLFIGTEFGVQFSINGGKSWRALSAGLPTIAIRDLDIQRRENDLVLASFGRGFYILDDYSALRELSESNLQNEAHLFPTKTTKLFFEASPLGYGQKGFMGASYYTAPNPKREVCFNLYIKDLKKGLKAKRKDIESKANKEGKDIVYPSLERLKAENDEESTYLLFVIMDNEDKEIRRFTSRPSKGINRYYWDGTLGNRAYANSRGEPFTSAGSANLAAPGTYQVEVFISENGTLRPLNVKQSFQIEWLNNNTFKASDYNKLHEFQDSLETIRREIVALNQLHSKLEKRTKELKALARNTPGAPLTILNDLQKIEQDLDVLTVKLGGDQIREKYNFETAPGLMQRLSSAVWNSYATSSAPTGEQRKNLRILNQERLPLETEIKRIEKELKNFYSILLNSGAPYLDGEMD
- a CDS encoding T9SS type A sorting domain-containing protein produces the protein MTYRLILMRSLGIFLASLSLSAQNSGNYFNDSTSARYRYDLESHQYATIPGGTSINDLDPLEKELLKPLWDIQKISSGINSSNEPYYEIQNVRNSSIENWLSKPYRQLLTPAGSYGFDSLGNEVYYFPNNPIENLDMQDQVNQIQSDGFQPIMMFFPTKRDDFVQEALDQGATMLNHEDNAFTLILGESEVRIEPETKTIQNRYRIENTQYEVTTAYTLLSPYGYVPIWEKESRQRLDLDHPISLINQRTFRNHVIEDLYDKIEKYTDKAYLQVYPNPVVSEFEIILRGLPEAQVSLIQIRDHFGNILFSYSNPSVDQNIIHLDGSTYPSGVLILLVYTQEGIFTETLTKI